cgaaaatccctTGGCTTGGAGGCTAAGGTTTCGAAAATTGAATGAGTTAATTGTGTTTAACCTTGAACCTAATATAGACATATATAATCTTAAGGCccatcaattaaattaaatatttaatgggtttaatcaattaattattctagttcaactagcttaattaattaattaatctttttaaagtccaattaagaaccttaataatttgtatgttggtcttgtactcctacaagcctatAATACATACatccattacatttaatttaaatccttTTTAAATTCAAcattgaatttaatatttaaatataaattcaactacttaaTTTATCACCTCTAAAATTTAAtagtcataaattcaactccttgaatttatttctcaatgttttttataaattcatctccttgaatttattatctcaacatggacaaaataatccagtacttgtgtgacattcaatggttcagggatacaactaaccgtgagttcacaactctttgtgattcaggacataattcagtattcgggcttaccctaatttgtcCCATTCTATGTaccaacaattgatcatgagaatgtcagaaatcatatctCTAATTAAACCCattgaatcatggtaagagcgtctagtagcatcgccccatgatttcctgggtatcactgatagttccTGTAAGAACAGTCAGTTATGATTAACCTACAATACGATCCTTTCATCtaatatatctcgatcgaatctgcaaccattgatcCATCAATGGTTGCATAAGAATTCAATAACTATGTGACAtatctttgagaataaatatTGACATCGCATGTACAATTGGATAACTTCTTCCCTAACGCACATCTCATACTCTAGCCaaagattccatgcactattatttcatcagatcacacaggatatccacacccataggtgaCCGGTGAATTCCCGATTGTAATGCACTGACTCCTACATGTCTCGCAAATATACCCTATCTCGCCAGCTGATGACCCTcttggagtcggtaaacgagtcaaagcacatctATAGCATATAAaacctcagtgttgtcccaAGTCGTAAGGagtaatggtgtacaatcacaaccatgGACTTATCCTCTCAATGAATGATAACCAATTGGAAAATCTTAGGGAGGACAATTCAGtctaatcatcatatgactatccatctgcgtgtttggacatctctatgcccttaccaagaaacgcggtacacaacatcacatatgctagtctcgagctcaagcgacatttatccatgttttaggcggatgaatcgactaggaacaaatttagattatacagtgtttacaaatgagtttcaacatcgaattacaattcatttgtattaaagtataatcaaagtctttatctatgttgatcacatgagtataaagataaataaataacaaaccatgaaataatgcattatattaaaataaagattgtttattacaatcgagtcaataaattcaacaatttacttacaggacatctactctaacagtacTCCAATAGattgttttgttcttgaaaATTCAAATCACCTCAAATCCAATTTTTTATAACTCCTCGGGGCTATTTGTTGTGCTTCTTGTTTCCATACTACCACTTTTTCATTTTCAGAGATTCATGAAGTTCCATAATCTTCATGCATAGTTTTACATCTTCGTGGAGTAGGTAACGTCTGCGTGTCTATATGTTGAACTTTAATTTACATACATCCAAATTCGCatattgaaaaatatgaaaCTTTATAAGAGTGAACACATTTACCTGAAGtccgattgttgttttgtgtaGATAATTTAACTATTATTAGTTCGGGTCCTTGCTTTTTGAAGCACATGCATATTCTGTTGTGTAAATTTTCTTTCTCACTACTTGATTTCTTGTCATTTCTATCACCATTTATGCCGTCCAATGGTTGAAATCTTGGTTCACTCGCATAGACTTTGAATGCAACATCATTATTTACATCAATTAGTTTTGTGATTCAATGGTGTTTGCGTATTACTTCGATTTCTCTGTTCTTGTATGATAGGTGCTCAAGAAGATAACGTGGTTCGGCTCACAGCCTACGTCCACGGGAAAATAGCTGCCTTGTATATTCCATTCCAAGAATCAGAAAGttacaatacaatcaaaatttcTGCTGAAATAAACTCTTCAACCAAGCTTTGTTCCTTGATTCTGCAGAGAGCTCCCGCGCTTTTCTGTTGTATCTCTTTTCTTCTTGACTCTTGTTttgttgtgtgtgtgttgaGTTGTGCTCCTTTGGTCCTTGTATCCTTTACATACTTATATGTTTCCCTAATGGATCAAGCCATCTTTCTTCCGGCCCATTTATGTATTATTGCCAAGCCCACAAACTCATAGAAGAAAGTCCCTTCCATTAGTAGGACCAAGCTTTGAGACACCTATTAAAAATCTCCACCTTTTTTCCAAGGTTGGCTCATTCTCCAATCGTCTTAAACTATTCTACGTCCACTGTATTAACCAAATTCAGACATTGCTTGAATATGGCATGTGGCAGTGCTTTAGTTAACATATCCATCGGGTTATGTTCCGTGGATATTTTCTCAAGTATAGCCTCGCCTTTCGATGTCACATCCCTCACAAAGTTAACTtcacatctatatgcttggacCTCTCATGGTACACTTGATGCTTTTCCAAGTGTATAGCACTTTGATTGTCATAATGAACATTCACTTGTTCTTGTTTTGAACCAAACTCAGACGTAGTTCCCTTTAGCCATATTGCCTATTTGACAGCTTCTGAAACGACTATAAATTCAGCTTATGTTGTGGAGAGTGCCACCACCGACTGCAAGATAGCCTTCCAACGCAGTCCCATACACCATGAATATGTACCCTGTTATTAACTTCCTCGTTTCTAGGTTCCCTGTGTAGTCAGCAACTACGTATCCTATTACTGGACATGAGTCTTCCCTTTGTTTCTTGAATATTAACCCCACATCTGTTGTACCTTTCAGGTATCTCAACGTCCACTTTAATGCTTCCCAATGTGAAGATCCCGGGTTAGTCATAAAACTGGAGATTATATTTAAGACATAGGCCAAGTCCGGACGACTACATACCATGCCAGACATGATACTCCCAACACCACTAGCATAAGGTTTGTACTGCATTCCCTCCTTTTCCTTTTCATCCTTTGGTTTCTACTCATTTGAGAGCCTCAGGTGCTGTCCAATGGGAGTAGTAACCGCCTTCGAGTTCTGCATGTTAAACCTTATTAGAACCTTCCTTAGATATGTACCTGACTTAGGCTTAAAGTCTTTTTCAGTCGATCTCTGGTTATATCCATTCCTAGTATCCTCTTTGCTTCTCCTAGATTTTTCATTTCGAACCTAGGCTGAGTTTTTCTTTAAGGCTTGCTATTTCAGACTTGTGACTGCTAGCAATGAGTATGTTGTCTACATATAGAAGGAGGTATGTCTTCACTTGTTCCCCTTCCCTCCTAATCTAGACGCAACTATCAAAGTTGTTCCTTGAAAATTTTATGCTTTCCATAAACTCATCAAACCTCTTGTTCCATTGTCGTGGGCTTTGTCTGAGCCCATACAATGATTTCTTCAATAGACACACTTTATTTTTACTTTCTGGTTTGACATATCCCTCTGGTTGGTCCATAAAAATGGTCTCCTCAAGATCGCCATGTAGAAACGCGGTCTTCACATCGAGTTGTTCCAACTCAAGATCGAGTTGTGTGACTAGGGCCAGTAAAAGTCTTATTGAGCAAAGTTTAACGACCGCTGAATACACTTCGTTGAAGTCTATCCCTTCTAGTTGTGCATATCTCTTAGCAACTAATCTTGCCTTGTATTTAACCTTCTCATTTCCTAGAGTCACCTCTTTCAGCCTGTAGATCCATTTGAATCCAAGCGTTTTCCTTTCCTTTGCTTTCTCTACAAGCTGCCAGGTGttgtttttttattaatgagttcatttcttcattcattgcttcaatccatCTTTTCTTCTCTTTGCTGGCAAGTGCCTCCTTGTATGAGGAAGGTTCAGATTGTTCTACTAGTTCGGCAACATTTAGAGCATTCCATATTAGATCAACATGTCCATATCTCTGGGGAGGCCtgatttctcttttctctctgTCTCGTACCAGATTATATGAGTTATTGTCTTGGATATGAATAACAGTATATGTTTCATCTTTCTCGTCATTTTCTTGTGTTTGATTTTCTCTTGGTAGCTCCACCTCGACTTGTGTTTCCATGTCTCCCAGTTTATCAACCTTTGAGCAGTCTTCCTTAAGTGTGTATCCCATTTTTgattcatcaaagacaacatctCTTGTATTGGAATATCTTGGCCCCTTTGCTTCCATGTTCCATACTTTGTATCCCTTCACTCCCTCGGGGTAACCAATGAAAATGCATCTTAGAGCTCTTGGTTCTAGTTTATATTGTCTAATGTGTGCATAGGCCAAACACCCGAATATTCTCAAATTCGAGTAGTCTACTAGCTTACCACTCCAGAGCTCTATAGGGGTCTTGAATTCAATGGCACTTGACGGGCATCTATTTACTAGATAGCATGCCGTTGATAATGTTTCAACCCAAAATGGTTTTGGTAGACCAGCGTTGATGATCATGCACCTCACCCTTTCCAGTAAGGTGTGATTCATCCTTTCTGTCAATCCATTTTGTTGGGGAGTCCCTATCACAGTTCTATGTCTCGTGATACCCCTTACTCTACATAGCTCATTGAATTTTTCTGACAGGTACTCTAATCCATTATCTGTCCTCAAGTGTTTCACTTTTCTGTCACATTTGTTCTCAATCTTCAGCAGCCATTCGTGAAACTTGGTTGCTGCCTCGTCTTTGCTTTTCAGGATGAAAATCCAGACTCTCCATGAGTAGTTGTCAATGACTGACATAAAATACTTACCGCCTCCATGAGTTTCTGTTTTCGAGGTTCCCCATAGATCAGAGTGTATATGCTCTAGTTGCTTAGTGGTTGTGTGCTTGGCTTGAGTGAACTTTACTTTCTTCGATTTACCAAGAACACATTGTTCGCAGAAGTCAAGCTCATTTATCTTGTGTCCGCTCAAACGATCTTTCTTTGCCAATTCCACTAATCCCTTTTCACTTACATGGCCACGACGTAGGTGCCACATCTTGCTTTTATCCTGATTCATTTGAGCTACAACAGACCCATCAACTATTGTGTTACCTTTGAGGAAGTATAGTGAATTTGTTTTGATGGCTTTCATAACCACCATACATCCATTTAGTTCCTTCATATGTCCATTCTCAGACTTAAAAGTATGTCCGCTTGAATCCAGGGTGCCTAGAGATATCAGATTTCTCTTTAGTTCAGGCACGTATCTCACGTTTCTGAGAAGTCTATCCACCCCATCATACATCCTGATTCGTATCGAGACTACTCCTTTGATTTTACAGTCCTTATTATTTC
The Primulina tabacum isolate GXHZ01 chromosome 9, ASM2559414v2, whole genome shotgun sequence DNA segment above includes these coding regions:
- the LOC142504324 gene encoding secreted RxLR effector protein 161-like translates to MKNLGEAKRILGMDITRDRLKKTLSLSQKPKDEKEKEGMQYKPYASGVGSIMSGMVCSRPDLAYVLNIISSFMTNPGSSHWEALKWTLRYLKGTTDVGLIFKKQREDSCPVIGYVVADYTGNLETRKLITGYIFMVYGTALEGYLAVGGGTLHNIS